One window of Saccharopolyspora phatthalungensis genomic DNA carries:
- a CDS encoding HAD-IA family hydrolase, with protein MDLKGLLLDHAGVLDDPGDAPSGVPPLLEVARCIRRAGIGTALVSNANGLCDPELADQFDVVVLSGAAGVAKPNTEIYLLTARRLGLEPQQCVFVDDLHRNVVGAVAAGMVGIHHQDVGSTVAELAALFDLEFPL; from the coding sequence GTGGATCTCAAGGGATTGCTGCTGGACCACGCCGGAGTGCTCGACGATCCGGGCGACGCGCCGTCGGGGGTGCCGCCGCTGCTCGAAGTGGCCCGATGCATACGTCGAGCCGGGATTGGCACCGCGCTGGTGTCCAATGCCAACGGGCTCTGCGATCCGGAGCTGGCGGACCAGTTCGATGTCGTGGTGTTGTCCGGCGCGGCCGGTGTCGCGAAGCCGAACACCGAGATCTACCTGTTGACCGCGCGGCGGTTGGGACTCGAACCGCAGCAATGCGTCTTCGTCGACGACCTCCACCGAAATGTGGTCGGCGCGGTCGCGGCGGGAATGGTCGGCATCCATCACCAGGACGTCGGTTCGACGGTCGCCGAACTGGCCGCGCTCTTCGACCTCGAATTTCCCCTCTGA
- a CDS encoding LpqB family beta-propeller domain-containing protein — protein sequence MRVRFARRVAVLVALLLSVSACASIPESSDPKAVKAVDESNATTPVTPPPSGTDPLALVRSFVDSAAAPESNHEAARLHLTLPERLDWGPPPGLLIVDNVDTIPAPQPVPLPEGVQIVGLQADKVGRLLPDSSFVPEVGEYQTQVRVERQADGQWRIATPPPELVASKGSFSTVYRPVPIYFLDHDSTGVVPDLRYVVSQPASTLPRRVIDLLTSGPSEGLRSSMHTAIPGGVHPKTNTTEARDGALEVNLTSLGNVPRETRRLIAAQVVFTLQSVSSARVRLKEEGAPLLPDAQDLRPTDLVPYESDNLARPDLPGLAVVDERLVVLDRNAQPIPGPAGSGEYDVVRAGQSPDGSQIAAVTRRPGGVVLRVGRYGAHLPELPTVGAYMSKPTWRGKSEVWTVVDGHDVVRALDTGNSWVPRQVDAHELTGGRSITDLRLSRDGTRVAAVVDGQIVVAGVSDQDGRVVLTRPIALASTQGVRITGVEWLENESLVAITDSNTTPVFEVSVDGFRWVPYTAANLGQPLNAVTVASGARVIVADRSGLWESRDTDDVWSLLQVPIRGGSIPFFPG from the coding sequence ATGCGCGTGCGCTTTGCCCGCCGGGTGGCGGTGCTGGTGGCCCTGCTGCTGTCGGTGTCGGCGTGCGCATCGATCCCGGAGAGCTCGGACCCGAAGGCAGTGAAGGCTGTCGACGAGAGCAATGCGACCACACCGGTGACTCCGCCGCCGAGCGGCACCGACCCGCTCGCCCTGGTGCGCAGCTTCGTCGACTCGGCCGCCGCCCCGGAAAGCAACCACGAGGCAGCGCGGCTGCATCTCACCCTGCCGGAGCGACTGGACTGGGGCCCACCACCGGGCCTGCTGATCGTGGACAACGTCGACACCATCCCGGCGCCGCAGCCCGTGCCGCTGCCCGAGGGCGTGCAGATTGTCGGCCTGCAGGCCGACAAGGTGGGACGGCTGCTGCCGGACTCGTCGTTCGTGCCCGAGGTCGGCGAATACCAGACGCAGGTGCGGGTCGAGCGCCAGGCGGACGGGCAGTGGCGCATCGCGACCCCGCCGCCCGAACTCGTCGCCAGCAAGGGCTCGTTCAGCACCGTGTACCGGCCGGTGCCGATCTACTTCCTCGACCACGACTCGACCGGCGTCGTCCCGGACCTGCGATACGTGGTGTCGCAGCCGGCGAGCACGCTGCCCAGGCGGGTCATCGACCTGCTGACCAGCGGGCCGTCCGAGGGTCTGCGGTCATCGATGCACACCGCCATCCCGGGCGGCGTGCATCCCAAGACCAACACCACCGAGGCGAGGGACGGCGCGCTGGAGGTCAACCTCACCAGCCTCGGCAACGTGCCGCGCGAAACCAGGCGGCTGATAGCCGCCCAGGTCGTGTTCACCCTGCAGAGCGTCAGCAGCGCGCGGGTGCGGCTCAAAGAGGAGGGCGCGCCGCTGCTGCCGGACGCGCAGGACCTGCGGCCGACCGACCTCGTGCCCTACGAGTCCGACAATCTCGCCCGTCCGGACCTGCCCGGGCTGGCCGTGGTCGACGAACGGCTAGTGGTCCTGGACCGGAACGCGCAGCCGATTCCCGGCCCGGCCGGCTCGGGCGAATACGACGTGGTCCGGGCCGGCCAGTCGCCGGACGGCAGCCAGATCGCGGCAGTCACCCGTCGCCCCGGTGGCGTGGTGCTGCGGGTCGGCCGCTACGGCGCGCACCTGCCGGAACTGCCGACGGTCGGTGCCTACATGAGCAAGCCGACCTGGCGCGGAAAATCCGAGGTGTGGACCGTCGTGGACGGTCACGACGTGGTGCGCGCGCTGGACACCGGCAACAGTTGGGTGCCGCGCCAGGTGGACGCCCACGAGCTCACCGGCGGTCGGTCGATCACCGACCTGCGGCTGTCTCGCGACGGAACCCGCGTCGCGGCGGTGGTCGACGGGCAGATCGTGGTCGCCGGGGTGTCCGATCAGGACGGGCGCGTGGTGCTGACCCGGCCGATCGCGCTGGCGTCCACCCAGGGCGTGCGCATCACCGGCGTCGAGTGGCTGGAGAACGAGTCGCTGGTGGCGATCACCGACAGCAACACCACGCCGGTCTTCGAGGTGTCGGTCGACGGGTTCCGCTGGGTCCCTTACACCGCGGCGAACCTCGGCCAGCCGTTGAACGCGGTCACGGTCGCCTCGGGCGCGCGCGTGATCGTCGCCGACCGCAGCGGGCTCTGGGAGTCCCGGGACACCGATGATGTCTGGTCCCTGCTTCAGGTCCCGATCCGCGGCGGCTCCATCCCGTTCTTCCCCGGCTGA
- a CDS encoding TrmH family RNA methyltransferase, which produces MTSEVSPKDRFVTVYGRKPVLEALADYDLRVDKVILAEGLRGPVIEEIKDAAADRAVRIHRASAHRVKVLAGNGRHDQGVVADVVARKMRPLSDALADPAHAPRTILLLDGLTTPANVGMILRTATAAGVDGIVVPHRGVASLDPLVIKASAGVAFHAPVLRTRTAGEAAEMLSEAGYPLFALEASAEGSIFDADFGSRAVFVLGSETAGLSEDVQSRIAQPLAIPMAGGVESLNVASAAAVLCFELLRRKLA; this is translated from the coding sequence GTGACCAGCGAAGTTTCCCCGAAAGATCGATTCGTTACCGTCTACGGCCGAAAGCCGGTGCTGGAGGCTTTGGCGGACTACGACCTGCGGGTGGACAAGGTGATCCTCGCCGAGGGACTGCGCGGTCCGGTGATCGAGGAGATCAAGGACGCCGCCGCCGACCGCGCAGTGCGGATCCACCGGGCGAGCGCGCATCGGGTGAAGGTGCTGGCCGGGAACGGCCGGCACGACCAGGGCGTGGTGGCCGATGTGGTCGCACGCAAGATGCGGCCCCTTTCGGACGCACTAGCCGACCCGGCGCACGCGCCGCGGACCATTCTGTTGCTCGATGGCCTGACGACACCGGCGAACGTAGGCATGATCCTGCGCACCGCCACGGCAGCCGGAGTCGACGGCATCGTGGTGCCGCACCGCGGGGTCGCCAGTCTCGATCCGCTGGTCATCAAGGCGTCGGCAGGGGTGGCGTTTCACGCCCCGGTGTTGCGGACTCGAACTGCCGGCGAGGCGGCGGAGATGCTGAGCGAGGCGGGATATCCGTTGTTCGCATTGGAGGCGTCCGCCGAGGGGAGCATCTTCGACGCCGATTTCGGCTCGCGTGCCGTTTTCGTGCTGGGCAGCGAGACCGCAGGTCTTTCGGAAGACGTGCAGTCGCGCATCGCACAGCCGTTGGCCATTCCGATGGCTGGCGGGGTGGAATCGCTCAACGTCGCCAGTGCTGCCGCTGTGCTCTGCTTCGAGCTGCTTCGACGCAAGCTGGCGTGA
- a CDS encoding Rv3235 family protein yields MTAVLPIETPLTEAVAESSASAVAAFVGEQVFDVLTGRRALHQVREHVTGRVAALLLTTRLHAAQGPDYRVRSVHACLVTACAVEACMIIGTHCRVRALVLRVEQDNGRWVCTLLSLV; encoded by the coding sequence ATGACCGCAGTGCTGCCGATCGAAACGCCATTGACCGAAGCCGTGGCGGAAAGCAGCGCCTCTGCTGTAGCCGCGTTCGTTGGCGAGCAGGTCTTTGACGTGCTCACCGGGCGCCGGGCGTTGCACCAGGTTCGCGAGCACGTCACCGGGCGGGTGGCCGCGCTGCTGTTGACGACTCGGCTGCACGCAGCACAAGGCCCGGACTACCGGGTGCGATCCGTCCACGCCTGCCTGGTCACCGCTTGCGCGGTGGAAGCCTGCATGATCATCGGAACGCACTGCCGGGTCCGGGCCCTGGTGCTGCGCGTCGAACAGGACAACGGGCGTTGGGTATGCACCCTGTTGTCACTGGTCTGA
- the mtrB gene encoding MtrAB system histidine kinase MtrB has translation MSVWTRQSRVVRRLISRVREEIRDRWHRFEALWRRSMQLRVVVSTLALSLAVVFVLGMVLQWQITSQLVTAKENAAIAQAEYSQPILERELTAVDPNADNVAEQLQAALNRLTTTSSGQSTTETVAGAFEPVLVDGHAPGDRRLQPAAGPIEDVPQDLRQFVERGQLTTKITTVQSENGPVTMLAVGTPVSTATRPLQVYLLFPLTAEQRTLAVVQQTLLLGGAVLLVLLGAITNLVTRQVVRPVRQAAQIAEELAEGDLDKRMRVIGEDDVARLAESFNEMADSLKQQITQLEEFGQLQRRFTSDVSHELRTPLTTVRMAADVLHASRGQFPPGLSRSTELLVDELDRFELLLADLLEISRLDAGVADLAAEPLDLTEIVDRSVESLRAIAYTSGVELRVIAPADGTELIIVADARRVERIMRNLVANAIDHAEGGPVEIRFGGSEQAVAVTVRDYGVGLRSGEAELVFTRFWRADPSRNRRTGGTGLGLSISLEDARLHGGTLDAWGEPGEGSCFRLTLPRQPGEAFDSSPLPLPGTRRIAAPEALLAAGVDPPQDGESGEPELRDQGPARLFEETWEDK, from the coding sequence CCGCTTCGAGGCGCTGTGGCGGCGTTCGATGCAACTGCGCGTCGTGGTCAGCACCCTTGCCCTGTCGTTGGCCGTGGTGTTCGTGCTCGGCATGGTGTTGCAGTGGCAGATCACCTCGCAACTGGTGACCGCCAAGGAGAACGCCGCGATCGCGCAGGCCGAGTACAGCCAGCCGATCCTGGAGCGAGAGCTGACCGCGGTCGACCCGAACGCGGACAACGTGGCCGAGCAGTTGCAGGCCGCCCTGAACCGGCTGACGACGACTTCCTCCGGGCAGTCCACCACCGAGACGGTGGCCGGGGCGTTCGAGCCCGTACTGGTCGACGGGCACGCGCCGGGAGACCGTCGGTTGCAACCGGCGGCGGGCCCGATCGAGGACGTGCCGCAGGACCTGCGCCAATTCGTCGAACGCGGCCAATTGACCACCAAGATCACCACCGTGCAGAGCGAGAACGGCCCGGTCACGATGCTGGCGGTGGGGACCCCGGTGAGCACCGCTACCAGGCCATTGCAGGTTTATCTGCTGTTCCCGCTGACCGCTGAGCAGCGCACCCTCGCGGTCGTGCAGCAGACCCTGCTGCTCGGCGGCGCGGTACTGCTGGTGCTGCTCGGTGCCATCACGAACCTGGTGACCCGCCAGGTGGTGCGTCCCGTGCGGCAGGCCGCGCAGATCGCCGAGGAACTCGCCGAAGGTGACCTGGACAAGCGGATGCGGGTGATCGGCGAGGACGACGTGGCGCGGTTGGCCGAGTCGTTCAACGAGATGGCCGACAGCCTCAAGCAGCAGATCACGCAGTTGGAGGAGTTCGGCCAGTTGCAGCGCCGGTTCACCTCGGACGTCTCTCACGAGCTGCGTACCCCGCTGACCACGGTGCGGATGGCTGCCGACGTGCTGCACGCGTCCCGCGGACAGTTCCCGCCCGGCCTGTCCCGGTCGACCGAGCTGCTGGTGGACGAACTCGACCGGTTCGAACTGCTGCTGGCAGATCTGCTGGAGATCTCCAGGCTGGACGCCGGCGTAGCCGACCTGGCCGCCGAACCACTGGACCTCACCGAGATCGTGGACCGCTCCGTGGAGTCGCTGCGCGCCATCGCCTACACCAGCGGGGTGGAGCTGCGAGTGATCGCACCGGCCGACGGCACCGAGCTCATCATCGTCGCCGACGCCCGCCGGGTGGAGCGCATCATGCGCAACCTGGTGGCCAACGCGATCGACCATGCCGAGGGCGGGCCGGTGGAAATCCGCTTCGGCGGAAGCGAGCAGGCCGTCGCGGTGACCGTCCGGGATTACGGCGTCGGCCTGCGCTCGGGCGAGGCCGAGCTAGTGTTCACCCGGTTCTGGCGGGCCGATCCGTCCCGCAATCGGCGGACCGGTGGCACCGGGCTGGGGCTGTCGATCAGTCTGGAGGACGCGCGGTTGCACGGTGGCACGCTGGACGCGTGGGGTGAGCCCGGCGAGGGTTCCTGCTTCCGCCTCACGCTGCCCCGACAGCCGGGCGAGGCGTTCGACAGCAGCCCGTTGCCACTGCCGGGCACCCGCCGCATCGCGGCGCCGGAGGCACTGCTGGCGGCCGGGGTCGATCCGCCGCAGGACGGCGAGTCCGGCGAGCCGGAACTCCGGGATCAGGGACCGGCGCGGTTATTCGAGGAGACCTGGGAGGACAAGTGA
- the secA gene encoding preprotein translocase subunit SecA, translating to MVLSRLLRAGEGKMLKRLRTIAAHINELEKDVVALSDAELRGKTDEFKRRYSDGESLDELLPEAFAAAREGAKRTLGQRHFDVQLMGGAALHLGNIAEMKTGEGKTLTCVLPAYLNSITGEGVHVVTVNDYLARRDAEWMGRVHRFLGLEVGAILADMTPEQRRKAYAADITYGTNNEFGFDYLRDNMAWSLADCVQRGHHFAVVDEVDSILIDEARTPLIISGPADQSSRWYQEFARLAPMLKRDEHYEVDERKRTVGVTEEGVTVIEDQLGIDNLYEAANTPLVGYLNNALKAKELYKSDKDYIVRDGEVLIVDEFTGRILAGRRYNEGMHQAIEAKEGVEIKAENQTLATITLQNYFRLYDKLAGMTGTAETEAAEFHATYKLGVVPIPTNEPMARLDQPDLVYKTEPAKFEAVAEDIEERFQTGQPVLVGTTSVERSEYLSKLLTQKGIPHNVLNAKNHSREAAIIAEAGRKGAVTVATNMAGRGTDIVLGGNIDHIADAELRSRGLDPVQNREQYEAEWPGVVEKIKAQVEAESEEIRSIGGLYVLGTERHESRRIDNQLRGRSGRQGDPGESRFYLSLGDELMRRFNAAMVETVMTRLKVPDDVPIEHKMVSRAIRSAQTQVEQQNMEIRKNVLKYDEVMNQQRTVIYDERHRVLAGEDLHEQVMHMLTDVVNAYVNAETAEGYAEDWDFEKLWTALKALYPVSISWETLIEDEEDLSKERLLEVVLEDARAAYAKREGEVDGKVGPGAMRELERRVVLSVLDRKWREHLYEMDYLKEGIGLRAMAQRDPLIEYRREGFDMFGAMLEALKEESVGFLFNVQVEAAESAPVPEEPSVPVSVSQVSSGTPDVSPAPRPTPQQQPTAQQRTRRVKPASAGPALSQLAPAGEGEQVPSALRGKGLESPTRQGLSYSGPNETGGVETTGDAGHGPEARGGTRRERRAAARAEAKKTKKR from the coding sequence ATGGTCCTGTCCCGACTGCTCCGCGCCGGCGAGGGCAAAATGCTCAAGCGTCTGCGCACCATCGCAGCGCACATCAACGAGCTTGAAAAGGACGTCGTCGCGCTCTCCGACGCCGAGCTGCGGGGCAAGACCGACGAGTTCAAACGCCGCTACTCCGACGGTGAATCCCTGGACGAACTGCTGCCGGAGGCCTTCGCGGCTGCCCGCGAAGGTGCCAAGCGCACCCTCGGCCAACGGCACTTCGACGTGCAGCTGATGGGCGGCGCCGCGCTGCACCTCGGCAATATCGCCGAAATGAAGACCGGTGAGGGAAAGACCCTGACCTGCGTGCTGCCCGCCTACCTCAACTCGATCACTGGCGAGGGCGTGCACGTCGTCACGGTCAACGACTACCTGGCCCGCCGCGACGCCGAGTGGATGGGTCGCGTGCACCGCTTCCTCGGGCTTGAGGTCGGCGCGATCCTGGCCGACATGACGCCGGAACAACGGCGCAAGGCATACGCCGCGGACATCACCTACGGCACGAACAACGAGTTCGGCTTCGACTACCTGCGCGACAACATGGCCTGGAGCCTCGCCGATTGCGTGCAGCGCGGGCACCACTTCGCGGTCGTCGATGAGGTCGACTCCATCCTGATCGACGAGGCCCGGACGCCGCTGATCATCTCCGGCCCGGCCGACCAATCCTCGCGCTGGTACCAGGAGTTCGCGCGGCTCGCCCCGATGCTCAAGCGCGACGAGCACTACGAAGTGGACGAGCGCAAGCGCACCGTCGGCGTGACCGAAGAAGGCGTCACGGTCATCGAGGACCAGCTCGGTATCGACAACCTCTACGAGGCGGCCAACACCCCGCTGGTCGGCTACCTCAACAATGCACTGAAGGCCAAGGAGCTCTACAAGAGTGACAAGGATTACATCGTCCGCGACGGCGAGGTGCTGATCGTCGACGAGTTCACCGGCCGCATCCTGGCCGGGCGCCGCTACAACGAGGGCATGCACCAGGCGATCGAGGCCAAGGAAGGCGTCGAGATCAAGGCCGAGAACCAGACGCTCGCCACGATCACCCTGCAGAACTACTTCCGCCTCTACGACAAGCTGGCGGGCATGACCGGTACCGCCGAGACCGAGGCGGCCGAGTTCCACGCCACTTACAAGCTCGGTGTGGTGCCGATCCCGACGAACGAGCCGATGGCCCGCCTCGACCAGCCCGACCTGGTGTACAAGACCGAACCGGCGAAGTTCGAGGCGGTCGCCGAGGACATCGAGGAGCGGTTCCAGACGGGGCAGCCGGTCCTGGTCGGCACCACCAGCGTGGAGCGCTCCGAGTACCTGTCGAAGCTGCTCACCCAAAAGGGCATCCCGCACAACGTGCTGAACGCCAAGAACCACTCGCGTGAAGCCGCGATCATCGCCGAGGCCGGGCGCAAGGGCGCGGTCACGGTCGCCACCAACATGGCCGGCCGCGGAACCGACATCGTGCTCGGCGGCAACATCGACCACATCGCCGACGCCGAACTGCGCAGCCGTGGCCTCGACCCGGTGCAGAACCGCGAGCAGTACGAGGCCGAATGGCCCGGGGTCGTCGAGAAGATCAAGGCCCAGGTCGAGGCCGAGAGTGAGGAGATCCGCAGCATCGGCGGGCTCTACGTGCTGGGCACCGAGCGCCACGAGTCGCGGCGCATCGACAACCAGCTGCGTGGCCGCTCCGGCCGCCAGGGCGACCCCGGCGAGTCCCGGTTCTACCTGTCGCTGGGCGACGAGCTGATGCGGCGCTTCAACGCCGCGATGGTCGAGACCGTGATGACCCGGCTCAAGGTGCCCGACGACGTGCCGATCGAGCACAAGATGGTCAGCCGCGCCATCCGCAGCGCGCAGACCCAGGTCGAGCAGCAGAACATGGAGATCCGCAAGAACGTCCTCAAGTACGACGAGGTCATGAACCAGCAGCGGACCGTCATCTACGACGAGCGGCACCGCGTGCTGGCCGGTGAGGACCTGCACGAGCAGGTCATGCACATGCTCACCGACGTGGTCAATGCCTACGTCAACGCGGAGACCGCCGAAGGCTACGCCGAGGATTGGGACTTCGAGAAGCTCTGGACCGCGTTGAAGGCCCTGTACCCGGTGTCGATCAGTTGGGAAACGCTCATCGAGGACGAGGAAGACCTCTCCAAGGAGCGTCTGCTGGAAGTGGTCCTGGAGGACGCGCGTGCCGCATACGCCAAGCGCGAGGGCGAGGTTGACGGCAAGGTCGGCCCGGGTGCGATGCGGGAACTCGAGCGCCGGGTGGTGCTCAGCGTCCTGGACCGCAAGTGGCGCGAGCACCTCTACGAGATGGACTACCTCAAGGAGGGCATCGGGCTGCGGGCGATGGCGCAGCGCGACCCGCTGATCGAGTACCGCCGCGAGGGTTTCGACATGTTCGGGGCGATGCTGGAGGCGTTGAAGGAGGAGTCCGTCGGGTTCCTGTTCAACGTCCAGGTCGAGGCGGCTGAGTCGGCGCCCGTGCCGGAAGAGCCCTCGGTGCCGGTGTCGGTGAGCCAGGTCAGCAGCGGCACACCGGATGTGTCCCCGGCCCCACGGCCAACGCCGCAGCAGCAGCCGACCGCGCAACAGCGGACGAGGCGGGTCAAACCGGCGTCGGCCGGGCCGGCGCTGAGCCAGCTCGCTCCCGCGGGCGAAGGCGAGCAGGTGCCGTCCGCTTTGCGGGGCAAGGGACTCGAGTCGCCGACGCGGCAGGGGCTGAGCTACTCCGGGCCGAACGAGACCGGCGGCGTGGAGACCACCGGCGACGCGGGCCATGGTCCAGAGGCGCGTGGCGGGACTCGGCGCGAGCGGCGGGCGGCCGCCCGAGCCGAGGCGAAGAAGACCAAGAAACGCTGA
- a CDS encoding ComF family protein, with amino-acid sequence MRASWLDDGLSGLIDLLLPLRCAGCDAPGTAWCRACSAGLGGLRRVERPLLAEPAPPVYALGAYRGPARRAVLAYKESGRRNLAAPLARHLAVGLRAITAEHRLGRAWWLVPAPSRRIASRRRGGAHMSRIAHRVAAELTRAGWPTSVADCLVTARGAVDSAGLDAAERVSNLSGRVLARTGRFPPPTAQVALIDDVITTAATVASCLEVLGTAGVGVAAVLSLTATAG; translated from the coding sequence ATGCGAGCTTCCTGGCTAGATGACGGGCTTTCCGGGCTGATCGACCTGCTGCTGCCGCTGCGTTGCGCCGGCTGCGACGCGCCCGGCACCGCCTGGTGCCGGGCCTGCTCCGCGGGACTGGGCGGTTTGCGCCGCGTCGAAAGACCGCTGCTCGCCGAGCCCGCCCCACCCGTGTACGCGCTCGGCGCGTACCGGGGTCCGGCCCGTCGCGCGGTACTGGCCTACAAGGAGTCGGGTCGCCGCAATCTCGCCGCGCCGCTGGCCCGGCACCTCGCGGTCGGGCTGCGGGCGATCACCGCGGAGCACCGGCTTGGCCGGGCCTGGTGGCTGGTGCCCGCGCCGTCGCGGCGGATCGCGTCCCGCCGCCGGGGCGGCGCGCACATGTCCCGCATCGCGCACCGGGTGGCGGCCGAGCTGACCAGGGCGGGCTGGCCGACATCCGTCGCGGATTGCCTGGTCACCGCGCGCGGCGCCGTGGATTCGGCCGGGCTCGATGCGGCCGAACGAGTAAGCAACCTGTCCGGCCGAGTGCTCGCCCGGACAGGTCGTTTTCCGCCGCCGACGGCGCAAGTGGCGCTGATCGACGATGTCATCACCACCGCCGCAACGGTCGCGAGCTGTCTTGAGGTGCTCGGAACCGCAGGTGTCGGCGTTGCCGCGGTGCTCAGCCTGACCGCAACGGCCGGCTGA
- a CDS encoding WS/DGAT/MGAT family O-acyltransferase — MSDRLSAVDASFLYLEDYTTPMHVGGVAVFRRPRTGFDYDKVLALIDRRLGLVPRYRQRVMQVPGKLVRPVWVDDQDFDITYHVRRSALPKPGNDEQLHDLAARLMSRKLDHTRPLWEIYLVEGLSKNRVAVITKTHQAMVDGIGAIDIGQVILDVERDRQVPDADELWMPRPEPSVAELVVEAMTDAVQRPGEVVENVRAAVVDATATVQKVTRALGGVASALRTAVVPAPSGPLNAPTSTQRRFAVARARLDDLRAVRRAHGSTVNDVVLAVVTGALRAWLLSRGEVVTPSTTVRAMVPVSVRSDDAAARATYPDTGSLPVGSVGNKVSAYLVDLPVGEGNPTVRLHQVSHAMRAHAESGQSVAAGALVKVSGFAPPTLHALGARVANQFSDRLFNVLVTNVPGPQVPLYAAGARMMEMFPVVPLAKNQSLSVGVTSYDGGVYFGLNADRDAMPDVDVLAAMIGEAVDEMIGTVDA, encoded by the coding sequence ATGTCCGATCGTCTCTCCGCAGTCGACGCCTCCTTCCTCTACCTGGAGGACTACACGACGCCGATGCACGTCGGAGGCGTCGCGGTGTTCCGACGGCCGCGCACCGGGTTCGACTACGACAAGGTGCTGGCGCTGATCGACCGTCGACTGGGCCTGGTACCGCGTTACCGGCAGCGCGTGATGCAGGTACCGGGCAAGCTGGTCCGCCCGGTGTGGGTGGACGACCAGGACTTCGACATCACCTACCACGTGCGCCGGTCGGCGCTGCCTAAGCCGGGCAACGACGAGCAACTGCACGACCTGGCCGCCCGGTTGATGTCCCGAAAGCTCGACCACACCCGCCCGCTGTGGGAGATCTACCTGGTGGAGGGCTTGTCCAAGAACCGGGTTGCGGTGATCACCAAAACACACCAGGCGATGGTGGACGGCATCGGTGCGATCGACATCGGACAGGTGATCCTGGACGTGGAACGCGACCGGCAAGTCCCGGACGCCGACGAGCTGTGGATGCCGCGCCCGGAGCCGAGCGTGGCGGAGTTGGTCGTGGAGGCGATGACCGACGCAGTGCAACGGCCCGGCGAGGTGGTGGAGAACGTTCGGGCAGCGGTGGTCGACGCCACCGCGACGGTGCAGAAGGTCACCCGGGCGCTCGGCGGTGTCGCCTCGGCGCTGCGGACGGCTGTTGTTCCGGCGCCGAGCGGGCCGCTGAACGCGCCGACGTCGACCCAGCGGCGTTTCGCGGTCGCGCGGGCCAGACTCGACGACCTTCGGGCAGTCCGCCGGGCGCACGGCAGCACGGTCAACGACGTTGTGTTGGCCGTGGTGACTGGTGCGCTGCGGGCCTGGCTGTTGTCTCGCGGTGAGGTGGTGACGCCGTCGACGACAGTGCGTGCGATGGTGCCCGTGTCAGTTCGCTCCGACGACGCAGCGGCGCGCGCGACCTATCCGGACACCGGCAGCCTCCCGGTTGGTTCGGTCGGCAACAAGGTGTCGGCGTATCTCGTGGACCTGCCGGTGGGGGAAGGAAACCCCACGGTTCGGCTGCACCAGGTCAGCCACGCGATGCGCGCGCACGCGGAGTCCGGCCAGTCGGTGGCGGCCGGTGCGCTGGTCAAGGTGTCGGGCTTCGCGCCGCCTACCCTGCACGCGTTGGGTGCGCGGGTCGCCAACCAGTTCTCCGACCGGCTGTTCAACGTGTTGGTGACCAACGTGCCGGGACCACAGGTGCCGTTGTACGCGGCGGGCGCGAGGATGATGGAGATGTTCCCGGTGGTGCCGTTGGCCAAAAACCAGTCGCTGTCGGTAGGCGTGACCTCCTACGACGGCGGCGTGTACTTCGGGTTGAACGCGGATCGGGATGCGATGCCCGACGTGGACGTGTTGGCGGCGATGATCGGAGAAGCAGTGGACGAGATGATCGGGACGGTCGACGCATGA
- the hpf gene encoding ribosome hibernation-promoting factor, HPF/YfiA family yields MDIVVKGRNVEVPEHYREHVNAKLTRLERYNKKAIRADVELFHERNPRQAKNCQRVEITLMGKGTPVRAEACAGDFYAALDAATTKLESRLRRMHDRRKVHYGQHNPTSVAEATAAMADRPVVMGQGAAAGEGRTALLEAPQEAGTYTAEVPEQRTAADNGYEPGRVVREKEHSAKPMTVDQALYQMELVGHDFYLFSDADSGRPSVVYRRRGFDYGVIRLADAL; encoded by the coding sequence ATGGACATCGTCGTCAAGGGTCGCAACGTCGAGGTTCCCGAGCACTACCGGGAGCACGTCAATGCGAAGTTGACCCGGCTTGAGCGGTACAACAAGAAGGCCATCCGGGCGGACGTGGAACTCTTCCACGAACGAAATCCGCGCCAGGCCAAGAACTGCCAGCGAGTCGAGATCACGCTGATGGGCAAGGGTACGCCAGTGCGGGCGGAAGCCTGCGCCGGCGATTTCTATGCCGCACTCGACGCCGCCACGACCAAGCTGGAGAGCAGGCTCCGGCGCATGCACGACCGTAGAAAGGTGCACTACGGACAGCACAACCCGACTTCCGTGGCAGAGGCGACCGCAGCGATGGCGGACCGACCCGTCGTAATGGGCCAGGGTGCCGCCGCTGGCGAAGGGCGGACCGCGCTGCTCGAAGCGCCCCAGGAAGCCGGCACATACACCGCCGAGGTACCGGAACAGCGGACGGCCGCGGATAACGGATACGAACCGGGCCGCGTCGTTCGAGAGAAGGAGCACTCGGCGAAGCCGATGACGGTTGACCAGGCCCTCTACCAGATGGAACTGGTCGGACACGACTTCTACCTGTTCTCCGACGCCGATAGCGGTAGGCCCAGCGTGGTCTACCGGAGAAGGGGATTCGACTACGGAGTGATCAGATTGGCTGACGCGCTGTAG